The Mesobacillus jeotgali genome window below encodes:
- a CDS encoding ABC transporter permease, translating into MQQVPDDLFVLKKKNKEEKADSKPSESFWIDAISVLRQNKLAMTGLAINIGLIVMAIIGPMLVPYSYSDQNLLNSNLPPSFDYWFGTDDLGRDLFSRTWVGARISLFIGITAVVLDLIIGIIWGGIAAYKGGKTDEVMMRIVDILYGLPHLLVTILLMVVLKPGLLTIIIAMAATGWIGMARLVRGEILRLKESEFVMASQVLGGSFFRVLFKHLIPNAMGPIIVSMTLSVPGAIFAEATLSFLGLGVPVPLASWGTMTSEGLVTLLTGEIWRLFFPALFISLTMFSFNVLGDGLRDALDPKFRK; encoded by the coding sequence ATGCAGCAAGTGCCAGACGATCTTTTTGTTCTAAAGAAAAAAAACAAAGAAGAAAAGGCCGATAGTAAACCTAGTGAATCGTTTTGGATAGATGCGATAAGCGTACTGAGACAAAACAAGCTTGCTATGACTGGACTTGCCATTAATATTGGTTTGATCGTAATGGCAATTATAGGTCCAATGCTGGTTCCCTATTCGTATTCAGATCAAAATCTGTTAAATTCCAATCTCCCTCCATCATTTGATTATTGGTTTGGAACGGATGATTTAGGTAGAGATTTATTTTCCAGGACCTGGGTAGGAGCAAGAATTTCCCTTTTTATTGGTATAACAGCAGTAGTTTTGGATTTGATAATCGGAATTATATGGGGAGGAATCGCAGCATATAAAGGCGGAAAAACTGATGAAGTGATGATGAGAATCGTAGATATACTTTATGGACTGCCTCATTTGCTGGTGACAATTTTATTGATGGTCGTATTAAAGCCTGGATTACTCACTATTATAATTGCAATGGCTGCAACGGGATGGATTGGAATGGCGCGTCTAGTTCGCGGTGAAATACTGAGATTGAAAGAATCTGAATTTGTAATGGCATCCCAAGTATTAGGAGGGAGTTTTTTTCGGGTCTTGTTTAAGCACCTTATTCCAAATGCTATGGGCCCTATAATAGTGAGCATGACATTATCTGTTCCTGGTGCAATTTTTGCGGAAGCCACTTTAAGCTTTCTTGGACTAGGTGTTCCTGTACCGCTTGCAAGCTGGGGAACGATGACATCAGAAGGTCTCGTCACCTTATTAACAGGTGAAATATGGAGGCTATTTTTTCCCGCATTATTTATTTCATTAACGATGTTTTCATTTAATGTATTGGGTGATGGTCTGAGGGATGCGCTGGATCCGAAATTCAGAAAATAA
- a CDS encoding ABC transporter ATP-binding protein, giving the protein MKRLLEVNDLQVHFHSKKQNIYAVRGVSFHVNKGEVLAIVGESGSGKSVTAKSIMKLLPEKTCSIPEGSILFNGDEIITMKKKQLSKIRGAKIGMVFQDPMTSLNPTMKVGDQIAEGLIVHKGYSKKLAHEKAIEIISLVGIPDPIYCCTTYPHQLSGGMRQRVAIAMALICEPDLLIADEPTTALDVTIQAQILDLLKDLQEKMGMAIILITHDLGVVARFSDRVNIMYAGKIVESGTKNEIFYNPKHPYTIGLLESVPHLDLEKNQQLTVIEGTPPDLHDPPKGCAFTSRCPFAMEVCDLYQPNKTILSSTHHSVCWLMDQRAPKVDDIQYNDFHQ; this is encoded by the coding sequence GTGAAAAGATTACTAGAAGTTAATGACCTGCAGGTTCATTTTCATTCAAAAAAACAGAATATCTACGCTGTTCGTGGGGTTTCCTTTCATGTGAACAAGGGGGAAGTCCTCGCAATTGTCGGAGAATCCGGGTCTGGGAAATCAGTTACTGCTAAAAGTATTATGAAACTGCTTCCTGAGAAAACATGTTCCATCCCCGAGGGGTCCATTTTATTTAACGGGGATGAAATCATCACAATGAAGAAAAAACAGCTTTCCAAAATCCGTGGGGCAAAGATCGGTATGGTATTCCAGGATCCCATGACTTCCTTAAACCCGACAATGAAGGTGGGTGACCAAATTGCGGAGGGGCTAATCGTTCATAAAGGCTATAGTAAAAAGTTAGCTCATGAAAAGGCAATTGAAATCATTAGTCTAGTTGGAATCCCGGATCCTATATATTGTTGTACAACTTATCCTCATCAGCTAAGTGGAGGAATGAGGCAGCGAGTTGCCATTGCAATGGCTTTGATTTGCGAACCTGATCTGTTAATTGCTGACGAGCCAACAACAGCTCTTGACGTAACCATCCAAGCACAGATTTTGGATTTATTAAAAGACCTGCAGGAGAAAATGGGTATGGCGATCATTCTCATTACGCATGATTTAGGTGTGGTTGCAAGGTTTTCAGATAGAGTGAATATCATGTATGCCGGTAAAATAGTCGAAAGTGGAACGAAAAACGAAATTTTTTATAATCCAAAACACCCCTATACGATTGGATTGCTAGAATCAGTTCCTCATCTTGATTTAGAAAAAAACCAACAATTAACCGTGATTGAAGGGACTCCACCAGACTTGCATGATCCTCCAAAAGGTTGCGCTTTTACTTCGCGATGTCCCTTTGCAATGGAGGTATGTGATTTGTATCAACCTAATAAAACCATCCTATCAAGTACACATCATTCTGTTTGTTGGTTGATGGATCAAAGAGCGCCAAAAGTAGATGACATTCAATATAACGATTTTCATCAGTGA
- a CDS encoding AAA family ATPase → MKVSRVEVKNYKSISHIIANIDDLTAIVGKNNYGKSALLDAIQCFYGDKTINDDDFHMGKDDNIEISILFSNIINEDIERFFNYKSMYNKTMMKIMENVGNQTLEERELRKLEEKRVQKFAETTEKFCLDLDQNDSILIKLIKPRRGNSLYKLSNDSTVVKNDFCKLIPPIKVISAIRTPDKETTAGTKSNMKELISLLQEQQEEENFVKLPNSRDKLTYGEIKALISTNEEEQCRNLSTDLTTHFQEAISTDTLSVKVKIEESFKFDFKYKTVLIDRDMPHKEIDILSCGTGLQSMMILSILQTYIKMMSDSNLILLIEEPEVYLHPSLQRKMINTLVKISKKNQVLLTTHSPIIISKIDQQNIHCINKVGGISSIMDATATTIIEELGIQVSDILNKNAVLFVEGKDDNNLFSALINKVATNMGLDGDLTMKEIDIIQTDGYDKMDFYANAKILHKDVVKTPYWVITDSDGEEIPTRKASLVKKGTDNGVTIDERRIKILQEYAIESYFLDPIILSTVFPKLGSENLKELCDCYFLAYETALALLRQNSFGKKQHFKAYFKPKIMFSDLDRPQQAINYILDTHYRASESVKATRNKLIQEWVALEDPIIKIVETLDIMLLKETRMSDIINVVEEIITELVPQKQVQ, encoded by the coding sequence ATGAAAGTAAGTAGAGTAGAGGTCAAGAATTACAAGTCAATTAGCCACATCATTGCAAATATTGATGACCTAACTGCTATCGTTGGAAAAAACAATTATGGTAAATCAGCTCTATTGGATGCAATTCAGTGCTTTTATGGAGACAAAACAATTAATGATGACGATTTTCATATGGGAAAAGATGACAATATAGAAATAAGCATACTATTCTCTAATATCATTAATGAAGACATTGAACGTTTTTTTAATTACAAATCAATGTATAACAAAACAATGATGAAAATTATGGAGAATGTAGGTAACCAGACCCTAGAAGAAAGGGAACTGCGTAAGTTGGAGGAAAAGCGAGTACAAAAGTTTGCAGAAACAACTGAAAAATTTTGTCTCGATTTAGATCAGAATGACAGTATATTAATTAAATTAATTAAGCCCAGGCGTGGAAACAGTTTATACAAATTATCAAATGACTCCACCGTGGTAAAAAACGATTTTTGTAAATTAATTCCCCCCATTAAGGTAATATCTGCTATAAGAACACCCGATAAAGAAACTACTGCTGGAACTAAATCCAATATGAAAGAACTAATTTCATTATTACAAGAGCAACAGGAAGAAGAAAATTTCGTGAAACTTCCTAATTCACGAGATAAATTAACTTATGGAGAAATAAAGGCACTGATATCAACTAATGAAGAGGAACAATGCCGAAATTTATCAACCGATTTAACAACACACTTTCAGGAAGCAATCAGTACTGATACGCTTTCTGTTAAAGTCAAAATTGAAGAAAGTTTTAAATTCGATTTTAAATACAAGACAGTACTTATTGATAGGGATATGCCCCATAAGGAAATTGATATATTATCTTGTGGAACTGGACTTCAAAGTATGATGATTTTATCCATCCTACAAACTTATATAAAAATGATGAGTGACAGCAATTTGATTTTACTAATTGAAGAACCAGAAGTTTACTTGCATCCTTCACTTCAACGTAAAATGATTAATACTTTGGTAAAAATAAGTAAGAAAAATCAAGTATTGTTAACTACCCACTCACCAATTATTATTAGCAAGATTGACCAGCAAAATATTCATTGTATAAATAAGGTAGGTGGAATATCGAGTATTATGGATGCTACAGCAACCACCATTATTGAAGAGCTTGGTATTCAAGTATCAGATATACTAAATAAAAATGCTGTATTGTTCGTAGAGGGAAAAGACGATAACAATTTATTCAGTGCATTAATTAACAAAGTAGCAACAAATATGGGCTTAGACGGCGATTTAACAATGAAAGAGATTGATATTATCCAAACAGATGGTTATGACAAAATGGATTTTTATGCCAACGCTAAGATTTTACATAAAGATGTAGTTAAAACTCCATATTGGGTGATAACTGACTCTGACGGAGAAGAAATACCAACTAGAAAAGCTTCACTAGTTAAAAAAGGTACTGATAATGGGGTAACGATTGATGAAAGACGAATAAAAATTCTCCAGGAATATGCCATTGAATCTTACTTTTTGGATCCGATCATATTATCAACAGTATTTCCAAAGTTGGGATCTGAAAATCTAAAGGAATTATGTGATTGTTACTTTCTTGCCTATGAAACAGCCTTAGCCTTATTAAGGCAAAATAGTTTCGGAAAGAAGCAACACTTCAAAGCATATTTTAAACCTAAGATTATGTTTAGTGATTTAGATAGGCCTCAACAAGCAATAAATTATATTCTTGATACACATTATCGTGCCAGCGAATCAGTTAAAGCAACAAGAAACAAATTGATACAAGAGTGGGTAGCTTTGGAGGACCCTATAATAAAGATAGTAGAAACTTTAGATATTATGCTGCTCAAAGAAACAAGAATGAGCGATATAATAAACGTGGTCGAAGAAATTATTACAGAGCTAGTTCCACAGAAACAAGTGCAATAA
- the ltrA gene encoding group II intron reverse transcriptase/maturase, with protein sequence MLMNLILSRENLIEALKRVEKNKGSHGIDGMSVKSLRRHLYENWDTLCDSLRKGTYQPNPVRRVEIPKPNGGVRLLGIPTVIDRFIQQAIAQVLTPLFDPTFSEHSYGFRPSRRGHDAVRKARGYISEGYRWVIDMDLEKFFDKVNHDKLMGILASRIQDRLVLKLIRKYLQAGIMINGVVYDAEEGTPQGGPLSPLLSNILLDKLDKELERRGHKFVRYADDCNIYMKSKKAGERVMNSITCFIEQKLKLKVNRGKSAVDRPWKRKFLGFSFTVNKKPKVRIANESVKRLKAKIRKLTSRSKPIPMEVRIEKLNQFLTGWCGYFALADTPSKFKEFDEWIRRRLRMIEWKQWKNPKTRVRKLKSLGVPDQKAYEWGNSRKKFWRIASSPILHKTLDNSYWSHRGLKSLYQRYEFLRHT encoded by the coding sequence ATGTTAATGAATCTGATTCTATCACGGGAAAACTTAATAGAAGCACTTAAACGTGTGGAGAAGAACAAAGGGAGTCACGGCATAGATGGAATGTCCGTAAAATCCCTACGAAGACATCTCTATGAGAACTGGGACACCCTTTGTGATTCTTTAAGGAAAGGTACCTATCAACCTAACCCAGTACGTCGAGTCGAAATCCCGAAACCGAACGGTGGAGTAAGGTTACTTGGAATACCTACCGTGATAGATCGTTTCATCCAACAGGCAATCGCCCAAGTTTTAACTCCGCTTTTTGACCCAACCTTCTCGGAACATAGTTATGGGTTTAGGCCAAGCCGAAGAGGCCATGACGCTGTACGTAAAGCAAGGGGATATATAAGTGAAGGTTACAGATGGGTGATTGACATGGACTTGGAGAAGTTCTTTGACAAAGTGAATCATGACAAGCTGATGGGGATATTGGCAAGCAGAATCCAAGACCGATTGGTCTTGAAGCTAATTCGAAAATATCTCCAAGCAGGAATCATGATAAATGGTGTAGTCTACGATGCAGAAGAAGGAACACCACAAGGAGGTCCCCTGAGCCCTCTTCTTTCGAATATACTTTTGGATAAGCTTGATAAAGAACTAGAAAGGAGAGGTCACAAGTTTGTCCGATACGCCGATGATTGTAATATTTACATGAAATCGAAGAAAGCTGGAGAACGAGTAATGAACTCCATTACATGCTTCATTGAGCAGAAATTAAAGCTCAAAGTAAACAGAGGGAAATCAGCGGTTGACCGCCCGTGGAAACGAAAATTCCTTGGCTTTAGCTTTACGGTTAATAAGAAACCGAAGGTTCGAATAGCCAACGAAAGTGTTAAAAGGCTAAAAGCTAAAATACGAAAGTTAACATCCCGTTCTAAACCAATCCCCATGGAAGTTAGAATTGAGAAATTGAATCAATTTCTAACGGGATGGTGTGGATATTTTGCATTAGCTGATACACCAAGTAAATTCAAAGAATTTGATGAGTGGATTAGAAGAAGACTCCGTATGATTGAATGGAAACAATGGAAGAACCCGAAGACAAGAGTAAGAAAACTCAAAAGTCTTGGCGTTCCAGACCAAAAGGCATACGAATGGGGAAATTCCAGAAAGAAATTTTGGAGAATTGCCTCAAGTCCAATCTTACACAAAACCCTCGATAACTCTTATTGGAGTCATCGAGGGCTCAAAAGTCTATATCAAAGATATGAATTTCTACGTCACACTTAA
- a CDS encoding SHOCT domain-containing protein — translation MMGPGFAAAGCGPIGLLIGLLLVGLLIYMLKNRKKSDGSNLPDSSKAMEQLKMRLAQGDITPEEYQKMKDIVSK, via the coding sequence ATGATGGGACCTGGTTTTGCAGCAGCTGGCTGCGGACCGATTGGCTTACTAATTGGTTTACTGTTGGTTGGTCTTTTGATCTACATGTTGAAGAACAGGAAGAAATCAGATGGGTCGAATCTGCCTGATTCTAGTAAAGCAATGGAACAATTGAAGATGCGGCTGGCACAAGGGGACATCACCCCGGAAGAGTACCAAAAGATGAAAGACATTGTTTCAAAATAA
- a CDS encoding SHOCT domain-containing protein → MMMGPGYGYFGGFGMGGGSLMMIIVFLAVGYLLYLAFNQNRRSEQTLPLQAVNNQAIDLAKGRLARGEITVEEFEKMKANLL, encoded by the coding sequence ATGATGATGGGACCTGGGTATGGTTACTTTGGAGGCTTCGGGATGGGAGGTGGATCCTTGATGATGATAATAGTTTTCCTGGCAGTCGGCTATCTGCTATATCTGGCTTTCAACCAGAATAGAAGGAGTGAACAAACGCTTCCACTCCAGGCAGTGAACAATCAAGCAATTGATCTTGCCAAGGGCAGGTTGGCAAGAGGAGAAATCACTGTCGAAGAATTCGAAAAAATGAAAGCAAACCTTTTATAA
- a CDS encoding class I SAM-dependent methyltransferase, with product MKQELNEKIKKRYNRVSKIYDRMDRMIREDWRRDLLAGAYGDVMEAGVGTGANLSFYPNNIQSLIGVDFSSDMLKYAKQKASQLNASYKMELIEGDIQELPFPDNSFDTVVSTCVFCSVPDPIVGLEELRRVCKPDGQILMLEHMRSENQAAGLVMDILNPITVGMWGANINRETMANIKSAGLSVVGEERLMGSIMRRLLLSPNK from the coding sequence TTGAAACAGGAATTAAATGAGAAAATTAAAAAAAGATACAACCGAGTTTCAAAAATTTATGACAGAATGGATAGAATGATTCGAGAAGATTGGAGGAGAGACCTACTGGCTGGCGCATATGGTGATGTCATGGAAGCAGGGGTAGGGACTGGGGCGAACCTATCTTTTTATCCGAATAATATTCAATCCTTGATTGGAGTGGATTTCAGCAGCGATATGTTAAAGTATGCAAAACAGAAAGCGTCACAACTTAATGCGTCTTATAAAATGGAACTAATAGAGGGAGACATCCAGGAACTGCCCTTTCCGGACAATAGCTTCGATACGGTAGTATCTACCTGTGTGTTTTGCTCTGTACCAGACCCGATTGTGGGTCTAGAAGAACTGAGAAGAGTTTGCAAACCGGACGGACAGATTCTTATGCTTGAGCATATGAGAAGCGAAAACCAGGCGGCAGGACTTGTAATGGATATACTGAATCCAATAACAGTGGGAATGTGGGGAGCAAATATAAACCGGGAGACAATGGCAAACATTAAATCAGCAGGATTGTCAGTTGTTGGCGAAGAAAGACTAATGGGGTCAATAATGAGAAGACTGTTGCTTTCTCCAAATAAATAG
- a CDS encoding AbrB/MazE/SpoVT family DNA-binding domain-containing protein produces the protein MLIRKLYNNGQIVIPKKVTQELGIEDGHVLYIYNEKDTIVIEKDHEDKYLNQATLNNGNLTIPCELRKLLNWEGENFLEMEVSSNNKINLKKI, from the coding sequence ATGCTAATCAGGAAACTTTATAATAATGGCCAAATCGTCATACCGAAGAAAGTGACACAAGAACTCGGAATTGAAGATGGTCACGTGCTTTATATTTATAACGAAAAAGATACTATTGTTATTGAGAAAGACCACGAAGATAAATACTTAAATCAGGCAACACTAAATAATGGTAACTTAACGATACCTTGTGAACTACGTAAATTGCTAAATTGGGAAGGGGAAAATTTCCTGGAAATGGAGGTAAGCTCAAACAACAAAATTAACCTTAAGAAAATTTGA
- the lgt gene encoding prolipoprotein diacylglyceryl transferase, translating into MGNFEPINRIALELGPITIYWYGIIIGFGIFLGWLLATKEAKRRGLHPDVFSDLLLWAIPISLLSARLYYVLFKLDYYLDNPGQILAIWEGGIAIHGGLIGAVATSIVYARKKEISFWQLADIAAPSIILGQAIGRWGNFMNQEAHGTEVTRTFLEDLMLPDWIINQMYIEGAYYHPTFLYESLWNLSGFFVLLAIRKFGVKRGEVFLSYLIWYSVGRFFVEGLRTDSLMVTDGLRIAQVMSLVLIGLSLSIALYRRRKGLAEESYKESSATQ; encoded by the coding sequence ATGGGAAACTTTGAACCAATTAATCGAATAGCATTGGAATTAGGCCCTATCACTATTTATTGGTACGGCATAATTATCGGCTTTGGGATTTTCTTAGGATGGTTACTTGCTACAAAAGAAGCAAAAAGAAGAGGGTTGCACCCCGATGTCTTTTCAGATTTACTTCTTTGGGCGATTCCAATTTCTCTCCTTAGTGCTCGGTTATATTACGTATTATTCAAACTAGATTACTATTTGGATAATCCAGGACAGATTCTAGCAATCTGGGAAGGCGGCATCGCCATCCATGGAGGATTGATCGGTGCGGTAGCAACCTCGATAGTGTACGCACGAAAAAAAGAAATTTCTTTCTGGCAGCTCGCTGACATAGCTGCTCCTAGCATTATTCTCGGGCAGGCCATTGGTCGATGGGGAAACTTCATGAACCAGGAAGCGCATGGAACAGAGGTGACAAGAACATTTCTTGAAGATTTAATGCTGCCAGACTGGATTATTAACCAGATGTATATAGAAGGAGCGTATTACCACCCAACCTTTTTGTATGAATCTTTATGGAATCTTTCAGGTTTTTTTGTACTCCTTGCCATCAGAAAGTTCGGAGTCAAGCGGGGAGAAGTTTTCCTTTCTTATCTCATTTGGTATTCAGTAGGCAGGTTTTTTGTGGAGGGATTGAGGACGGACAGTCTTATGGTAACGGATGGATTAAGAATAGCCCAAGTCATGTCACTGGTTTTGATTGGCCTTTCTCTTTCAATCGCCTTGTATCGAAGGCGTAAAGGATTGGCAGAGGAGTCTTATAAAGAAAGTTCTGCTACTCAGTAG
- a CDS encoding C39 family peptidase yields MTPCINSPKFNDNMVKKFTGRGSTKIKNGILRHAIVMVILTIAYQIAYTYFLYRNGESLDKVFAMGGNVVNQATSMKEPDENEGPIKENVIVRIKDKVLLDAPVVKQFPELPRGCEVTSLAMLLQYNDIDVDKMELASGIKKNPVLLKKREGVTYWGHPNDGYIGDMYTYKKPGFGVYHRPITELAEKYLPGKVKDITGADFSEIKTYLSLDLPIWVIINTTYKKLPASSFEEWITPSGPVSITYKEHSVLITGYDDKYIYFNDPITGLKNRKEPYNSFEEAWEQMGKQAIIILPDSQISE; encoded by the coding sequence ATGACACCCTGCATAAATTCTCCTAAATTTAATGATAACATGGTTAAAAAATTTACAGGCAGGGGGAGTACAAAGATTAAGAACGGTATTTTAAGGCATGCAATCGTTATGGTAATACTCACAATTGCTTACCAAATCGCATATACATATTTTCTTTATCGGAACGGTGAATCACTTGATAAGGTATTTGCAATGGGAGGGAATGTTGTAAATCAAGCAACTTCAATGAAGGAACCGGATGAAAACGAGGGACCAATAAAGGAAAATGTGATTGTAAGAATAAAGGATAAAGTGCTTCTTGACGCACCGGTGGTAAAACAATTTCCGGAACTTCCACGAGGATGTGAAGTAACTAGTCTTGCAATGTTGCTTCAATACAATGATATTGATGTGGATAAAATGGAATTAGCTTCAGGCATTAAGAAGAATCCAGTGTTGCTCAAAAAAAGAGAGGGTGTAACTTACTGGGGACATCCAAACGATGGCTATATTGGGGATATGTATACCTATAAGAAACCCGGATTTGGTGTTTACCACAGACCAATAACTGAGCTAGCAGAAAAATACTTACCTGGTAAAGTAAAGGATATAACGGGGGCTGACTTTTCCGAAATTAAAACCTATTTATCCTTGGACCTTCCGATATGGGTGATCATAAATACAACCTATAAGAAGTTGCCGGCCTCTTCTTTTGAGGAATGGATAACACCCTCTGGACCGGTATCAATCACATACAAAGAACATTCAGTGCTAATTACTGGTTACGACGATAAATATATATACTTTAACGATCCTATCACGGGATTAAAAAACAGGAAAGAACCATACAACAGTTTTGAAGAGGCCTGGGAGCAAATGGGCAAGCAAGCCATAATCATTTTACCTGATTCTCAGATTTCTGAATAA
- a CDS encoding multicopper oxidase family protein produces the protein MMKKIVMAALILLILLIVGGWFFMRGFGGMNGNMPGQGGGMMDGGMMGNDNGEVEDMKNDSLADGGTSLPIPPILKDENPDPGKAEFTLVAQKGSMEFIEGKPTDTFGYNGDYLGPVIRVKTGDDVSIKVKNEIDEATTVHWHGLEVDGDQDGGPHSGIQPGTTWNPQFKIEQNAATLWYHPHLLHETGEHVYKGLAGLFIIDDEDSDNLDLPNEYGVNDIPLIVQDKQLDENGQFTYDLSMHDVMMGLQGDTIMVNGAINPYVEVPKGKVRFRLLNGSNARIYQFQLSNNQKFYQIGTDGGLLEKPVEMDKLILSSAERAELIVDFSEYEEGETVELTDKGTSFMKFIVTGEEKGPNNVPSKLVDIPDPDETMAARTRKFVMSGMGRNVSINGKQMDMDRIDEQLKLHDTEIWEISNEGMGMMGNNMGMAHPFHGHGTQFLILDRDGNPPPPNERGWKDTILVAPGEKVRAIATFDHKGLFMYHCHILEHEDAGMMGQFNVE, from the coding sequence ATGATGAAAAAAATAGTTATGGCCGCACTTATCTTATTGATTCTGCTCATTGTGGGCGGCTGGTTTTTTATGAGAGGTTTTGGCGGCATGAACGGTAACATGCCTGGACAAGGGGGAGGAATGATGGATGGTGGTATGATGGGTAACGATAACGGAGAGGTTGAAGATATGAAGAATGACTCACTCGCTGATGGAGGAACCTCTCTTCCCATTCCCCCCATCCTAAAAGACGAGAATCCTGACCCAGGAAAAGCAGAGTTCACTCTTGTTGCCCAAAAAGGATCCATGGAGTTTATAGAAGGCAAACCAACAGATACGTTTGGATATAATGGCGATTACCTAGGACCCGTGATTCGTGTAAAAACTGGAGATGATGTTTCAATAAAAGTAAAAAATGAGATTGATGAAGCAACCACGGTCCATTGGCATGGACTAGAAGTTGACGGCGACCAGGATGGCGGCCCTCATTCCGGCATCCAGCCTGGAACCACGTGGAATCCGCAATTCAAAATTGAACAAAACGCTGCTACTTTATGGTACCATCCCCATCTACTCCATGAAACTGGCGAACACGTATATAAAGGACTTGCTGGTCTGTTTATAATTGATGATGAAGACAGTGACAACCTGGATCTGCCTAACGAATATGGGGTGAATGATATACCATTAATTGTCCAGGATAAACAGCTCGATGAAAACGGTCAGTTTACCTATGATTTGAGCATGCACGATGTCATGATGGGACTGCAGGGAGATACGATTATGGTGAATGGAGCCATTAATCCTTATGTTGAAGTTCCTAAAGGCAAGGTCCGTTTCCGGCTGCTGAATGGCTCTAATGCACGGATTTATCAATTCCAACTGAGCAACAATCAGAAATTTTACCAGATCGGGACAGATGGTGGACTCCTGGAAAAACCCGTAGAAATGGACAAGCTTATTTTAAGTTCTGCAGAACGTGCTGAGTTGATTGTTGATTTTTCAGAATATGAAGAGGGAGAAACCGTGGAATTGACCGATAAGGGAACTTCATTTATGAAATTCATCGTCACTGGCGAGGAAAAAGGGCCAAATAATGTTCCATCAAAATTGGTTGACATTCCAGATCCAGATGAAACCATGGCTGCACGTACTCGGAAATTCGTCATGTCAGGAATGGGCCGTAATGTCAGCATCAACGGCAAACAGATGGACATGGATCGCATTGACGAGCAGCTTAAGCTTCATGATACCGAGATTTGGGAAATTTCGAATGAAGGAATGGGCATGATGGGTAATAATATGGGCATGGCTCATCCGTTCCACGGCCATGGAACCCAATTCCTGATCCTTGATCGTGATGGGAATCCCCCGCCGCCAAATGAACGCGGATGGAAGGATACTATTTTGGTTGCACCTGGTGAAAAAGTCCGAGCAATTGCCACATTTGATCATAAAGGGTTATTCATGTACCATTGCCATATTCTCGAGCATGAAGACGCAGGGATGATGGGACAATTTAATGTGGAATAG